In Tumebacillus amylolyticus, the genomic stretch CAGGAAACCAAGGAGTTTCACATCGAATTTCAAACCAAGAATGACGCGATGATGATCATTCGTATGTTTGAGTACGGCTTCCAAGCGGCCAAGGGAGGTTCGCAAAAAGTAGAGGAGGGAATCGTGATTCGCTTTCCCCCTCAACTTGTGATATATCTAGAGCATGGGCCGTTACGGACGGATGAGATCTCCTGTATTGTTCAGTTTCCGCCGTATGAAGCCGGGAACCAGTATGAGTACCGAGTCCCTGTGAAACGGTTTTGGGAATTCACTGACGAAGACTTTACGGGGGACTTGTATGCGTTGATTCCCTTTCAAGTCTTCACATTTCGCAAAGTGATCTCCAGCATCGTGCAGGATCAGGGCTTGTCAGATCAGGAAAAAAAGCTATTCGTACACCGTGAACTGGCAAGGTTGAAGGAATGTATCGAACAGAGTCATGAATACATTCTGGCTGTGCATCGGCAGCGCAAGATCACAGAAGATGATGTGAACAAAATGTCTACCGTCATCTACAACCTCAGTCGTCACTTGTATAACAAGTTTGAACCCTATTACGAGTCATTTTTCGTGGAGGTGGAGCAAATGGTAAAATCCATGATCGACATGAAACTCCTCAAACAAGCGAAAGAAGTAGCCATGAACGAAGGCAGAATGCTAGGCATCAAAGAAGGAAAGTCCGAAGGTTTAAAAGAAGGCAAACTTCAAGGTCTTATGGAAGGCAAGCTCCAAGGTCTTATGGAAGGCAAAACCCAAGGCCTTATGGAGGGCAAACACGAGATGCTGCTCTCTCAATTCTCCCAGCGAAACTTCTTGGACGACCAAATGAGGGCCTTCATCCTCGGGGTATCAGACGAGGAGATGATTCAAAAACTCTCGTCCCTGATTCTTACCGCATCCTCAAAGCAAGAAATCCTGCAAGGGATTCAAGCTGAATAAAAGAGTCCGCATCAAGCCCCCCTCTTGTGAACGCAGGAGGGGGGCTTTTCTTGTCTTTTTGGGGAACAATGATGGAAGGATTATACACGAATACGAAGGGAGTTCATGCCCTTGCAAAGCTCCACTGCTTGGAAAGCGATTGCCACCACGCTCGTCCTGACCTCCCTCGTAGGCTGTTCATCGAGCAGTTCATCCGACTCGGCCTCGGGCACCCAGACCATCAACGCTTGGATCATGGGCGACGGAACTTGGAAGGACTTCTACAGCAAACTCGCCGACCAATTTCACCAAGAGAACCCGGACATCCAAGTCAAACTCGACTTCATCCCGTGGGACCAAGGCCACGACAAACTCATCACCGCGGCCGCCTCTGACGCCGGCCCGGACGTCACCACCGACGGCGGCCGCTGGACAACGGAACTCGCCGTCATGGGAGCCCTCGAACCACTCGATGACTTCCTGAACGACACCTATAAAAAAGACTTCGTCGACGCCGCCTGGGAAACGACCCAATGGAAAGGCCGCACATGGGGAATCCCCCAAGGCTTCACGACCACCGCTCTGTTCTACCGCACCGACTGGCTGCAACAAGCAGGCTACGACCATCCACCCAAGAACTGGGCGGAATTCGAAGATCTCGCCAAGAAAATGACCCACAACCACCACTACGGCTTCGCTCTCGTCGGCGACAATTCGATGGATACGACGATGTTCTGGACCCCGTTCCTCTGGCAAAACGGCGGCGAACTCCTGTCCAAAGATTTGAAAAAAGCCACCTTCAACTCCTACGCCGGCATCCAAGCGCTCCAATTCTACGTCGATCTCTACCGCAAAGACCATGCCGCGCCAGACTCAGCTCTCAGCACCAAGCGCAACGACGCGAACAAACTGTTCACCAACGGCATCGCCGGGATGACGACGACCGGACCGTGGTTTTTTTCCGAAATCAAGCGAGACAAACCCGACCTCCCCTTCGCCGTCGCACCGTACCCGGTGGGCAAACAAGCCGCAACACTCGCCACCACCGACCACATCGTCATGCTGAAATCTGCAAAAAACAAACAAGCCTGCTGGAAGTGGATCGACTTTGTCACCAACCCGCAAAACTCCCAAGCTTGGAACCAAACCATCGGCTTCATCCCGTACCGCAAATCCGGCCTTGCAGCCCTCGCCAACACAAGCGACCCAAACTTCAAAGTCCTACTCAACGAGGTACAAAACGCCCATGCTTACCCCACGCTTCCGGATTGGCCGCAAATCGACGACGAAATCGCCAACGCTGTCCAAACGGCGTTGGCGGGCAAGAAAGCGCCGAAGGAGGCGCTGGACGATGCGGCCAAGAAAGTTGACGAGATTCTGGCGCAATCGAACTAACGCCTCAGCCTACCTCTTTCTCGCGCCTGCCCTGCTCATTCTGGGGCTGGTCATCCTCTACCCGTTGTTGAACACGCTGTGGCTTTCGTTCCAGCACAAAGTCTTGATCCGCCCGGATCAGGATTCTTTTGTCGGGCTCCAAAACTATGCAAAAGTACTCGCCGATCCGGATGTACGAGCGGCGGCGTCGCATACGATTCTCTTCACACTCTGCTCGGTGGGGATGAAGGTGGTGCTCGGAATGCTGGGAGCGCTCCTTCTGAATGTAAAAATGCGCGGAGCCGGCTGGGTTCGCACGCTCTACATGCTCCCGTGGTTGGTTCCTTCGGTCGTTGCTTCTCTCGTCTGGCGTTGGATTTTCAACGACCCGTTCGGCATCGCCAACACACTGCTGCAATCGTTCGGAGGGCCTGCGGTGAATTGGCTTGGGCAGGACACGACTGCAATGTTTGCTGTGATTCTCGTGGACATCTGGCGCGGGTTGCCGCTGATGACGTTGCTACTGCTTGCAGGACTGCAAATGATTCCACGTGAAACATTGGAGGCGGCGATGATCGACGGAGCGCATGCCGGGCAGCGCTTTTGGCGCGTGGTTCTGCCGATGATGCGACCGACGTTGATCATGGCGGGGACGTTGTCGTTGATCGGAACTTTCAACTCGTTCAACATCGTCTACGTCATGACAGGCGGCGGTCCGGCGCATGCGACTGAGATTTTGGTAACGTACGTGTTCCGCCTTGCGTTCCAAAAATTCAACTTCGGTTATGCGGGGACGCTGGCTGTATGGATCATCGTACTGCTCACGATACTTACCGGCATCTACAACCGCCTGTTGCGCGAAAGAGGGGAGGGAGACGCGTGAGACTGCGGAGAATTTTTTTCACCATCTCTTGGTGGGTGGCGGCGATTCTCTTTGTCGCGTTTCTGGCGTTTCCGGTGCTGTGGATGCTCTCCACTTCGCTCAAGCCTTCGGGGGAGATCTTTCACATCCCGCCGACATGGATTCCCGAGCATCCCACGCTCCATTCGTTTACAACGCTGTGGCAAAAAGGCAACTTCTTGCGATACCTGGGCAACTCCATCCTCGTGGCCTTGGCGACGACCGGGATCGCCGTCGTAGTCGCAAGCATGGCAGGGTACGCATTCGCCCGTCTGCCGTTCGTCGGGAGAAAAAGCGTTCTGTTCGGCATCTTGGCGGCGCAGATGATTCCCGGCGTGCTGTTTCTGCTCCCGATCTTCATGCTCATGAAGCAGTTGGGGTTGCTGAACTCGTATCTGGGCTTGATCTTGGCGAACGTGACGTTTGCGTTGCCGTTTGCAATCTGGATGATGTACGGGTTTTACAAGCACATCCCCGCCGAGATCGAAGAGGCCGCTTGGGTGGACGGCGCGGGATTTGGCGGGACTTATTTTCGCGTGGTCTTGCCGATGGGGAGGCCGGGGTTGTTGTCTTGTGCGATCTTTTGCTTTTTGAGTTCGTGGGATGAATTTGTGTTCGCGCTGGCTTTGAATACTCGGGATGAACTGCGAACGATGCCGGTGGGGCTGTACAATTTCGTCGGGCAGTACGGAATCGAGTGGAACTATCTGATGGCCGGTGCTTTGCTCGTTACGATTCCGGCGATGATCTTTTTTGCGCTGTTTCAAAAACAGATCTTGTCAGGCTTTGCGGCCGGTGCGGTCAAGGGGTGATCGCCCGGCCGTTTTTTGACAATTAGGGGTCTGAGGTGCTAGTATTTTGAGTATATATGTACATTGATCGAATGAGGTGGAGACGTTGGCAGAAGAAGTGAAAAGAGACCCGGCTGTCGAGGCAGAAGTAGCTCGTCAGATGGAAGTGTTAACCCGCGGCGCAGCCGAGGTCATCCCGGTTGAGGACTTGGAGAAAAAAGTCCGCAAAAGCATCAAAACGGGCAAGCAATTGACCGTAAAACTCGGCATCGACCCGACCGGCGCAGACCTGACCTTGGGTCACACGGTCGTCCTGCAGAAACTCCGCCATTTCCAAGACATGGGCCACAAAGTCCAGCTCTTGATCGGGGACTTCACCGGCATGATCGGGGACCCGACCGACCGCACCGAAGCGCGTAAGCAACTGACCCGCGAGGAAGTGTTGGAGAACGCGGCGACGTTCAAGGAGCAGGCGTTCAAAGTACTGGACACCGATCCGGCGAAGATCGAAGTCATGTACAACTCCGATTGGCTCAGCAAGCTGAACTTCGCAGACGTGCTCGAACTCGCGTCCAAGATGACCGTCGCACGGATGCTTGAACGCGACGACTTCAAGAAGCGCTACGAAGGCAAGATGCCGATCTCGCTGCACGAGTTCATGTACCCGCTGATGCAGGGATACGATTCGGTCGCGATGAAGTGCGACGTGGAAATCGGCGGCACCGACCAGACGTTCAACGTCCTCATGGGTCGCATGTTGCAAGAAAAGGACGGCCAAGAGCCGCAAGTCGTCATCACCATGCCGCTGTTGGTAGGTCTCGACGGCGTGAAGAAAATGGGCAAGTCCGCCGGCAACTACATCGGCGTGACGGAAGGCGCAAACGAGCAATACGGCAAGACGATGTCGATCCCGGACCATCTGATCGCTTCCTACTTCGAACTGGTCACCGACGTTCCGGTCGTCGAAGTGAAAGCCATCAAGCAAGGCTTGGAAGACAAATCTCTGCATCCGCGTGATGCCAAGATGGCGCTCGGTCGTGCGATCGTCACCAAGTACCACGGGGAAGAAGCGGCGCAGGAAGCGGAGAACTACTTCAAGACCGTGTTCCAGAACCGTGAAATTCCGGAAGACCTCCCGGAGTACGAAGTGGAGCCGGGCACGAAGTGGATCGTCGCTCTGCTGACGGAATTGAAGCTCGCTCCGTCCAACGGCGAAGCGCGCCGCCTGATCCAACAGGGCGGTCTGAAAATCAACTCCGAGAAAATCGAAGACCCGCAACTGCAACTTGACGTCGAGGACGGCATGATCCTCCAAGCCGGCAAGCGCAAGTTCGCCAAGTTGATTGTGAAATAAGTGAGTGAAGTATGAAAAAGAGCCCCTATCCTCTGCGGAGGAGGGGCTTTTTTTCTGATTTTCTATTTTTCTAGAGCTCGAAGCACTCCAAGCTTTGCAAGAGAACCGGCAGACGCTCCGCAATCGCTTCTCGGGTGCCGTATCGAATCGTCGTCTCCATGTTGAGGTCTTGCTGTTGCAAGAGGGAGTAGTGGCGGTACACGAGGCTCAGGAGCATGAAGAAATGCTCGCCGTTGATCCGTTTGCGACGCTCCAGATCTCCGTCGCTGTAGGCATCGAGGAAGCCGTCTGCGATGGCTGTCAACTGCGTGCGATAGAGATGGAAATTGTGCCGCTCATACCGCGGTGCTTTGTGAAAGGACGGGAACAAGTTCCTGTAACAATTCAAAAAGTTCCCCGCAAACACCATGTTGCTGTACGCCAACGGCAACGGGTCGATGATCCGCACACGCCCCTCTGCCAAGACGAGATTCTCCGGCGACAGGTCGCGGTTGGTCAGCACGATCAACTCGTCATCTGTAAGACGGTTGGCCGCAACTCCTTCAAACGTCCGCAACACCGCATCACGGGCGAACGACAGCTCCGAGTCGAGCAACGCCTGCAATTCTTCCCGGTACTCCGCAATCTCCTCCCGCAAGTTCGCATGAGCATCGCCGGGGGCCGCACCGTGAATTTTTTCCCCATCCCATTCGAGGAACCCAAACCCCTGAACCTCCACCGGCACCCCATCCACCGCACGGAAGTACACCCCGATCTGCTTCCCGACCTCGTACGCACCCTCTGTATCCAAAGCGGACAATTGCACAGTCGGTCCCGCGTACGATTCGATCGTGAACGTCAAGTGCTCCGAAACGTGGTAGAAAAAGTCCTCCGGGCACACGCCCGGTTGGACTTTGTTTGCGTAGGCGTAGTACAACTGTTGCGCGCCGTATTCCGAGCGGAACAGTTTTTCATCATAGCGCAGGGGCTTGCAATAAGACTCTTCCTTTTGAAAACGCAACACCATCTGACGTCCGTCTGCCAGTTGAAGCAGGTAGGCGATGTGCCACGCACCTTCTCCCAACTCCTTCACGTCGAATTCCGGAGACGTTAGCGCCGGAAGTCCGGCAATCTGCAGGGCGTCGGCAATTTTTGAAGACAACGGCAAGAGAATTCCTCCCTTATTACTTGGGAATATATTCCCAACAATTTATCACACTACTAGGAATGGTGCAATGACAACCGACGATTCATCATTTTGGTCAAAAGTGGGATGCTAGGAAAAAGCATACGTAATGAGGTGAACGCAGTTTGGCAGGGACGAAACGCACGGCTAGATGGGTGGCGGGAGGACTATTGGCGCTGGTCGTCGCGGCAGGGGCGGTCTCTGCCATCCAAAACTATCGAGAGTCACACCGTACCGTGGCGTTGCCTGAACTATCCCCGTACAAGAATCTGGCGGAGGAGCGCTTGTATCGCTTTGTCAAAACGTTTCTGACCGATGGACAGGGCGGTGTCCGCACCAACCTCATGCCGACGACTTCCGGCGCTGTGACAAGTGGAGACACGGCGAGAGGACATGCTGTGTTGTCCGAATCGGTGGGGCTCCTGATGGAGTATGCCGTGCGCGCAAGCAACCGCGAATTGTTCGAGATTGAAGTGCGACTCTTGGAACAGCGCTTTTTGACAGGAGAGTACTTCGTGCGCTGGGTGGCACCGCCGCTTGGGGAGAAAACTCCGGTCTCCACCGTCAACTCCTCGATTGACGACCTCCGTTTAATCGGGGCGTTGCTGGCGGGAGATGAGAAGTTTGGCGATGAACATGCCCGCCGACTTGCAGAGCACATCGCCAAGGGATTGCTTTCTTACAACGGGCAATCCGGGTTTCTGCGTGACTTCGCCGATGTAGCGACCGGGAAGCGGGCGGACGAGGTGTCGATTCGGTATTTGAATCTGGGGGTTTTAGCCAAACTAAGCGGTACCGACCTCGCCTACAAGCCGGTGTACGAGCAATCCCGTCAGCTTTTGCAGAGGGCCCAGCAACCTTCGGGCCTGTATGCGACGGTGTGGTTGCCGGACACGGGCGCTTTTCGTCAACAGGACGGGGAGGTGGAGGTCGACCCGCACATGGCGGAGCAACTGGTGGCGGCTCTCTATGCCCAAGAGGCGAAGTTGTCAACGGAACGAATGACAACCCTTTTGAAAAAAGCGCTCGGGGCCGCCGGCCGCCTCCCTGCTACGATCGACCGCGACGGAGCTCCGGCAACAGACATGGAATCGCCAGCGGTCTATGCGCTGGCTGCGATCTATCTGCATCGTGCGGGCGAGGAGTCTGCAACGGCCGCTTGTTTGAAGCGATTGGAAGAGATGCAAGTTCAAAAAGGAGAGCGCTACGACGGCGGATATGTGGATCTGAGTTCGTTGGAAGCGTTCTCGTTTGACCAACTGGAAGCGCTGCTCGCGCTGAGGGAAGCGGGGGAGACACCATGACCAACCAAGAAAACCCGTCCGAGCGCCAGGACTCGCAACGCAAGCTCGACATGCGTTTCCTCTGTGCCGTCATCGTGCTGGTCGTCGCCCAGTTTGTGACGCTGTTCAGCCAGCCGACACGGCCATTTACGTACATCTGGTACTCGATGTGCGTAGGAGTCTTGATCATCGGCTATGTTCGAGGGCGCGTGTTCGGGTTGCTGATGTCGCTCGTGGCGGTGTTTTTGTTCGGAAGCTTCAATATGTATCAGTTTTTCGTCGCGCATGATACGTCGCAGTTGTCGACGGTCGATGCGTTGTGGTTCTTTCTGTTTCCGCTCTGCGGGTTCACGGGAGGTCTCCTCGGGGACTTTGTGCGGGGACTGCTGACTCGCTACGAGGCGGTCTACGGATCGGTCGATGAGTTGTTGCTTGCCGATCCGTTGACGGGGTTGATGAACGCGAAGCGTTTTTTCTTCGACTTGCAGGAGGAGTTGGAGCGGGCGAAGCGGCACTTCATTCGGCGGGAACGTGCGGGGGAAGCGAGCGGGACATGGGAGTCGTTGTCGGCGGAACAAGCGAATATCAACGAAGTTCTCACCGTCATGCTGTTTGAGATTGTTCATTTCAATGAATTTGTGACGCTGTATGGAGAACAGCAGAGCAACAAATTGCTGGCGACGATTTCGGAGGAATTGCAGCACGTCACGCGACCCAGTGATCGCAAAGCGAGGATCGACCGGGCGCGGTTCGCTCTGATCTTGCCGGAGACGCCGCCGCAGAATGCCACCATCGTGCGAAATCGCTTGAACGAAGCGATCGACAGCTTCCAGATGACCGTGCGGGAGACGCGGACGCGTCAGGTGACGTTGAAGCTGAGATTCGGGATGGCGACCGCTCCGCAACAGGGAGCTACGGCCGAAGACTTGTTCGCAACGGCGGAAAGGGAGTTGTCGTTTGATCTGGGGTAGACGGTTGGGGCTGAGAGGTTCCCGAGTAGAGTGGAGGCGTTTCGGGCTGATTTTTTTGGTTGCCTTGTTCTTGTTCTCTTGGCTGCCTTGCCCGGCACGGGCAGACGACAAGCCTGCGGGTATTCTGCTCCTGTACCACACGGGATACGAGAACGAGCAGGTCTACATGCGGTCTCTGTTCAACCTCATGGCGCCTTTTGGCACGTCGATCACTCCGATCAACGTCGAAGAGCAGGCCCCGAACGATGCGGACGTGGTGGAGTTGGTGACCCATGCGAAGTACATCGTCTTGCTCGCAGACCGTGACGGCGTGCAAAAACTGCCGGACTCTTGGCGGCTCACGGCTCGCAAGTCTTCCGCCGCTCTGTACTTCATGGGGGAAAACCCAGCAGACGTATTTGGCGCAACGAACCCCGTGCAAGAAACGGTCGGCAAGCTCGCCAGCGCCACGACCTTGCTCATTCATGGGAATTCATACCCGCTCAACGTCTCCATCGACATGCCGCTTTTTCAACTGCCGTCTCCAAGGGAGCAAGTGTATGCGGAGATTGCGAACGGTGATCGCCGAGAGCCTTTTATCTCGTCCTCGCATCTGGGAGCGGGAACGGGAGCAGGCGGGCAGAAGCGATCCCTTTTCCTCTGCCTCCGATACACCGCGTTTGGCGAACTGAGTTTCGCGATTGCAGATTCGCTTTTTGATTTCTTCGGTGTGGATGTGAAGCCGTTGCACGAAGCTTATGTGCGGATCGAGGACATCCACCCCATGCGAAGCCCCGAGGAAATTCGCAACATCACCGATTTTCTCAGTGGGGAGGGGATTCCGTTCCTCCTCGGCGTCATTCCGATCTACCAAAACGGAGGAGAGCGTGTCGTGCTCTCCGACCGCCCGGAACTAGTGCAAGCGTTGCAATACGCCCAGTCCAAGGGCGGCACGATCATCCAGCACGGCACCACGCACCAATACTATCTGTCCGAGACGGGCGAGGGCTACGAATTCTGGGACTCGGCGAACAAAGGCCCGATTCCTGACGAAGACACGTACATCACCGACAAGTTGGAACTCGGGCTGAAAGTCCTCTTGGAGAACAAATTGTACCCTGTTGCCTTTGAACCGCCGCACTATGCGATGACGAGGCACGGCTACGAAATCGCTGCGAGGTACTTTTCCACGGTGGTCGGCAATTTGCAAATCACCGATACTTCGTTTGTCACGATGGAGCCGCCTTATGGAATCACGAACAGCTACCAAGGGGGGCTGACGTTTTACCCCGAGAACGGCGGCTACGTGTACGAGGAACACCCGAGTGTCGTTCCCGAAATGCTCGCCAACATGAAAAAAGTCGAGATCGTGCGCCGTTCGCAGACCGGGTTCTTTTTTCACTCGTATTTGCCGCTTCAAGATTTGAAAGAGTTGGTGAAGGGCATGAAGGAGTCGGGTCTCACCCCCTTCAACTTGCGAGACTACGAGAATACGGTCAAAACTCCGTGGGGCACGATTTCCACCGCCAACGGTCTCCTCCACACCGACATCAGACCGCCACAGGAGTCTACGGGGAATGTCGACGTCCCGCGCAGTACCGCGCAGAAAGTCTCGAACTTCGTGGCGTGGGGCGTTGTGAGCGTGGTGACGACGGTGATTGCGGTGTTTCTCATCCAAGTGCGGATCTTGCGTCGACGTCGTCGGGCGCGGCTGTTTGCGGAGAGGGGAGAGCTGAAATGAACGTCGACAAGCTCTTTTTGTTCTCGTTGATCATGATCTGGGTGATGTTGCTCTACCACGTGGCGTTGGCGATTGCCGGCTATCGCTATGAAAAAAAGCTGGAGAGCTTCGCGGACCAGCTTCCCTTACCGGACGTCGCGCCCTTCGTCTCGGTGATGGTTCCCGCCCACAACGAGGAAAAAGTCATCGAGCGCACCGCCCGCGCCCTCTGTTCGTTCGACTACCCGCCCGATCGCTTCGAAGTGATCATCGTCAACGACCGCTCCAAGGACCGCACCGGGCAAATTCTCGACGAACTGACCAAGGAGCACCCGATGCTCCGCCCGTATCACATCAAACCGGGCGAGGGCGGCGGTGGCAAATCGGCTGCCTTGAACAAAGGGATCGAATCGGCGAGAGGTGAGGTCATCGCCGTGTATGACGCCGACAACACGCCTGAACGCACGGCGTTGACGCGCTTGGTGTCCACACTCTGCAGCAACGAAAACTACGGCGCTGTCGTCGGCAAATTCCGTGTCATCAACGCCAAAAAGAACCTGCTTACGAAGTTCATCAACATCGAAACGATTTCGTTCCAATGGATGGTGCAAGCCGGGCGTTGGAATCTGTTTAAAATCGCCAGCATCCCCGGCACCAACTTCGTCATCTGGCGGCATGTGCTCGACGAAGCGGGCTCGTGGGATGAAAAAGCGCTCGCCGAAGACACAGAGCTCTCCATCCGCATCTACGAAACCGGCAAGATGATCTGCTTCATGCCCCTTGGCGTGACGTGGGAGCAGGAGCCTGAAACTTGGAACGTGTGGATCAAGCAGAGGACGAGGTGGGTGCAAGGCAACTCGTATGTGGTGATCAAGTTCGTCAAACAGATCTTCAAGCTCAAACGCAAGCGGATGGTGTTTGATATCTTGTACTTTTTCTTCACGTATTTTGTTTTTTTGCTGGGCGTGTTGCTGTCCGACCTGATCTTCGTGCTGGCCGCATTCGGGGTCGTGAAGCTGACGTTGAACGGGCCGTATGTGGTGATCTGGTTGCTGGCGTATGTGCTGTTCATCGTCGAGATTCTCGTCACTTTGGAAATTGAACGAACGGAACTGACGTGGCGCAATCTGTTCGTCGTGGCGTTGATGTACTTCACCTACTCGCAGCTCTGGTTGTACCTCGTCGTGCGCGGGATGTTCCTCCAACTCAAGAGCACGTTGAAGAAGGAAAAAATCGTCTGGTACAAAACAGACCGATTCTGACGTCAAAACCGGCAAGGGGTGGCAACGAGATGAACAAGAGATGGTGGCAGAGATGGCTCCTGAAAACCGCAGCCCTGTTGACCGCTCTGAGTCTGGTCTCACCGGCGGGGGCAGCACCTCCCGCGAAAACATCGGCTGTCCCGCAACCAACCGCCGAAGGGCTGCAAAACACATTTATCACGAGCTCCAACGTGACGCTGACCCCAATGTCCAGCCGCTTCGAGTATTTCCTGCAAGTGTCGCCGCGCTGGACGGTGCGTTCGGCAGACTTTACGATTCACTTCCGACACTCGGCAACGCTTGTGAAGGAACTTTCCAGCGTGAGTTTGCTCGTAGACGGGGTTCCGTACCATACGATCTGGCTGGGTCCGGAGAACGAAACAAACGGAGTGCTGAGCGCTCACATTCCAAGCGGTGCGCTCACGCCGGGTTTTCATCAGTTCAGCGTCGCGAGCAACATGCGCTCGCACCGGGAGTTGTGTGACGACCTGTCCGATCCGGCGAACTGGCTGGTCTTGGAGAATACATCGCTGATCCACCTCGACTATGCCAATCACAACGACACGCCGAATTTGCAGATGTTCCCGGTCCCTTTTCTCAGCGAATCGGGGGCAGGGCCTTGGAATGTCAACATCGTGGTGCCGGACCTTGCGAGCGACCGCGAGTTGAGCGTTGCGTATCGCCTCGTGACGGTGTTGGCGAAACTTCAGAGTTTGAATGCGTCCTCGGCACGGGTACTCAAGCTGTCCGATTGGACGCCTGACACCGACCCGCGAAATTTGATCGTCGTCGGGCAAGTGGAGAAGTTGCCGGCAGATTGGCAGAAACACTTTTCAGATTTGCTATCGACGGGGCGTGATGTGGGGCTCTTGCGGGAGGTCACCTCCACAGAGTCGGGCAAGCGGGCGGTGCTGTTCGTAAGCGGCCATACGGAGCGCGGGGTGGAGATTGCGGCAGAATCCCTGTCTTACCCGAACTTCCGCAAACAACTCTCCGGCGCAACGGCGCAAGTCTCAGAAGAAGTGCTGACGGCCGCCCAAGAGTTGCAAAAAAAAGAACGAGACGCGCTCGCACTGGCTACCCAAGAGGGCCGGGTGACCATGAAGCAACTCTCGTACAAGGAGGTCACGCTCTCCAACGTCCAGACTTCTTCGGCATCCTACACGTTCAACACACCTCCGATGTGGCAGTATACCAAGGGGGCAGGGGTCAAGCTTCATCTAAAATACTCGTCCCTGCTCGATGACAAACGCAGTGCCGTGATCGCCACCGTCAACGGATCGCCGCAGGTGAGCCAAAAACTTTCGGCTGCGACGGCGGAGGGCTTGGATTTGTTCGTTCCGTTCCCCGAAGATTTGCGAGT encodes the following:
- a CDS encoding extracellular solute-binding protein, whose product is MQSSTAWKAIATTLVLTSLVGCSSSSSSDSASGTQTINAWIMGDGTWKDFYSKLADQFHQENPDIQVKLDFIPWDQGHDKLITAAASDAGPDVTTDGGRWTTELAVMGALEPLDDFLNDTYKKDFVDAAWETTQWKGRTWGIPQGFTTTALFYRTDWLQQAGYDHPPKNWAEFEDLAKKMTHNHHYGFALVGDNSMDTTMFWTPFLWQNGGELLSKDLKKATFNSYAGIQALQFYVDLYRKDHAAPDSALSTKRNDANKLFTNGIAGMTTTGPWFFSEIKRDKPDLPFAVAPYPVGKQAATLATTDHIVMLKSAKNKQACWKWIDFVTNPQNSQAWNQTIGFIPYRKSGLAALANTSDPNFKVLLNEVQNAHAYPTLPDWPQIDDEIANAVQTALAGKKAPKEALDDAAKKVDEILAQSN
- a CDS encoding polysaccharide deacetylase family protein, whose protein sequence is MFSWLPCPARADDKPAGILLLYHTGYENEQVYMRSLFNLMAPFGTSITPINVEEQAPNDADVVELVTHAKYIVLLADRDGVQKLPDSWRLTARKSSAALYFMGENPADVFGATNPVQETVGKLASATTLLIHGNSYPLNVSIDMPLFQLPSPREQVYAEIANGDRREPFISSSHLGAGTGAGGQKRSLFLCLRYTAFGELSFAIADSLFDFFGVDVKPLHEAYVRIEDIHPMRSPEEIRNITDFLSGEGIPFLLGVIPIYQNGGERVVLSDRPELVQALQYAQSKGGTIIQHGTTHQYYLSETGEGYEFWDSANKGPIPDEDTYITDKLELGLKVLLENKLYPVAFEPPHYAMTRHGYEIAARYFSTVVGNLQITDTSFVTMEPPYGITNSYQGGLTFYPENGGYVYEEHPSVVPEMLANMKKVEIVRRSQTGFFFHSYLPLQDLKELVKGMKESGLTPFNLRDYENTVKTPWGTISTANGLLHTDIRPPQESTGNVDVPRSTAQKVSNFVAWGVVSVVTTVIAVFLIQVRILRRRRRARLFAERGELK
- the tyrS gene encoding tyrosine--tRNA ligase, with amino-acid sequence MAEEVKRDPAVEAEVARQMEVLTRGAAEVIPVEDLEKKVRKSIKTGKQLTVKLGIDPTGADLTLGHTVVLQKLRHFQDMGHKVQLLIGDFTGMIGDPTDRTEARKQLTREEVLENAATFKEQAFKVLDTDPAKIEVMYNSDWLSKLNFADVLELASKMTVARMLERDDFKKRYEGKMPISLHEFMYPLMQGYDSVAMKCDVEIGGTDQTFNVLMGRMLQEKDGQEPQVVITMPLLVGLDGVKKMGKSAGNYIGVTEGANEQYGKTMSIPDHLIASYFELVTDVPVVEVKAIKQGLEDKSLHPRDAKMALGRAIVTKYHGEEAAQEAENYFKTVFQNREIPEDLPEYEVEPGTKWIVALLTELKLAPSNGEARRLIQQGGLKINSEKIEDPQLQLDVEDGMILQAGKRKFAKLIVK
- a CDS encoding carbohydrate ABC transporter permease translates to MRPRKLTRFWRNRTNASAYLFLAPALLILGLVILYPLLNTLWLSFQHKVLIRPDQDSFVGLQNYAKVLADPDVRAAASHTILFTLCSVGMKVVLGMLGALLLNVKMRGAGWVRTLYMLPWLVPSVVASLVWRWIFNDPFGIANTLLQSFGGPAVNWLGQDTTAMFAVILVDIWRGLPLMTLLLLAGLQMIPRETLEAAMIDGAHAGQRFWRVVLPMMRPTLIMAGTLSLIGTFNSFNIVYVMTGGGPAHATEILVTYVFRLAFQKFNFGYAGTLAVWIIVLLTILTGIYNRLLRERGEGDA
- a CDS encoding ABC transporter permease subunit, whose translation is MRLRRIFFTISWWVAAILFVAFLAFPVLWMLSTSLKPSGEIFHIPPTWIPEHPTLHSFTTLWQKGNFLRYLGNSILVALATTGIAVVVASMAGYAFARLPFVGRKSVLFGILAAQMIPGVLFLLPIFMLMKQLGLLNSYLGLILANVTFALPFAIWMMYGFYKHIPAEIEEAAWVDGAGFGGTYFRVVLPMGRPGLLSCAIFCFLSSWDEFVFALALNTRDELRTMPVGLYNFVGQYGIEWNYLMAGALLVTIPAMIFFALFQKQILSGFAAGAVKG
- a CDS encoding GGDEF domain-containing protein; translation: MTNQENPSERQDSQRKLDMRFLCAVIVLVVAQFVTLFSQPTRPFTYIWYSMCVGVLIIGYVRGRVFGLLMSLVAVFLFGSFNMYQFFVAHDTSQLSTVDALWFFLFPLCGFTGGLLGDFVRGLLTRYEAVYGSVDELLLADPLTGLMNAKRFFFDLQEELERAKRHFIRRERAGEASGTWESLSAEQANINEVLTVMLFEIVHFNEFVTLYGEQQSNKLLATISEELQHVTRPSDRKARIDRARFALILPETPPQNATIVRNRLNEAIDSFQMTVRETRTRQVTLKLRFGMATAPQQGATAEDLFATAERELSFDLG